A region from the Papio anubis isolate 15944 chromosome 6, Panubis1.0, whole genome shotgun sequence genome encodes:
- the GMNN gene encoding geminin yields the protein MNPSMKQKQEEIKENVKNSSIQRRTLKMIQPSASGSLVGRENEPSTGLSKRKHRNDQLTSTTSSPGVIVPESSENKNLGGVTQESFDLMIKENPSSHYWKEVAEKRRKALYEALKENEKLHKEIEQKDNEIARLKKENKELAEVAEHVQYMAELIERLNGEPLDKFESLDNQEFDSEEDTVEDSVGEDSEIGTCAEGIVSSSTDAKPCL from the exons ATGAATCCCAGTATGAAGCagaaacaagaagaaatcaaagagaatGTAAAG AATAGTTCTATCCAAAGAAGAACTCTGAAGATGATTCAGCCTTCTGCATCTGGATCTCTTGTTGGAAGAGAAAATGAG CCGTCCACAGGCTTGTCCAAAAGGAAACATCGGAATGACCAGTTAACATCTACAACTTCCAGCCCTGGGGTTATTGTCCCAGAAtctagtgaaaataaaaatcttggagGAGTCACCCAGGAGTCATTTGATCTTATGATTaaag aaaatccaTCCTCTCACTATTGGAAAGAAGTGGCAGAAAAACGGAGGAAGGCGCTGTATGAAGCACttaaggaaaatgagaaa CTTCATAAAGAAATCGAACAAAAGGACAACGAAATTGCCCGCctgaaaaaggagaacaaagaattGGCAGAAGTAGCAGAACATGTACAGTATATGGCAGAGCTAATAGAG AGACTGAATGGTGAACCTCTGGATAAATTTGAATCACTGGATAATCAGGAATTTGATTCTGAAGAAGATACTGTTGAGGATTCTGTAGGGGAAGACTCAGAAATTGGCACATGTGCTGAAGGAATTGTATCTTCCTCTACGGATGCAAAGCCATGTCTATGA